AACTGAGTTCATTACGCCAGGGGCCCAGCGCTTTCGGTGAGGTATATGCGATCAGTTTGTTGATATATCGGGCTGCTTCCTGTTCATTGGAAGCGGGAATTCGCCCGATGCCGATATCGAGCAGGTGAACACCGGGCTGTGCAATATCATCGCCATCATCGAGGAAGCCGAAGAAATCATCGGAAGTATAGGTACCGAGCGGCTCCAGCGACACGCCGCTTTCCCAGGCAGGAACCAGGTTGGTATTGTTGGTGATGCGGTTCTTATAATCGAAGGAAGCAGCTCCCAGTAACAGCAAATATGCCGGCCTGGCTGATGGGTTACCATTGGAACGGTCGTAGAACATCTTCACGAAATCACGAAGGGCTACAGGATCGGGAATGCCGGAAGAGAACTCTGCATACACCTGTGCAGGCGTGAAGATGCGGCTGCTGATCCCGTCGCGCTGCTGGTGGAAATCCGCTATCCGCTGTGCCTGCGCTGTCATTCCAGGATCGGTGACGATGAGCATGTTCACAGGATCTGCTCCGTGCAGGTCCTGGTTACCCACCCTGCCTGCAGCAATTGGCGTGAGCAGGCCGCTGGATTTGAATGCGGCATATTCCCTTAACTGGCTGCAGGGATTCACGAAACGGACAGCAGCTCCACTAACGGAGCTGTTCATGCGAATTGGCTGAGCGGGATCGGTAACGTCCCAGACCTGTGTGGATGCATCGGCCTGGTCCACGAAAAACTCCCCGGTATTGCCCGCTCCCACACTTGTCCAGTCCCTGAACAATAACTGCCCCCTGCCCTGAAGGCTGAGAGATGCTGTGCCGAGGATCTCGAACCAGTCGAGCCACCCCTGTGCATTGGCGCTGCCGGGAGAGTAAGTGACTCCTATGTTTAGTCCGCTGCCTGGCGGAAAAAAATTTGTATTTGCCTCAACGGTCTGCGCAAAAAGATCGTATGGTCCTGTAGGCACTGCCGGCATATTCATGTTGAGGATCGCATTGCCATTGAGGGTGAAACCGAAATTGCTGCCATTTCCGAATGACCGTGAAATGCATTTGGCGCGGAAGAGGGTGCTGACAGGTGTGAGGCCGGGTAGATCAACAGAGAAAGTGTGGCGAAGTGATTTCCCTGGTATTTCGGAGAAATCATAACCGAACCAGTCTTTTCCGCTGCTGAGGATATTCACGGAATCGAGCTCATAGAAATATCTTTCTGAAAAATTTCGGATGGTGGTATTGGGCGCCCCGGTGGCGGGTTGCACGGAGATCCTTTTACCCGCGCCTCCCACGGTGAGGAAATAAAAAGATTGCTCGCTGTAAAGGTTCTTTACATGTCTGAAAGAGCGGTTGGTGGCATCCGGGATCCAGTGGTGCGGGCCATTGGCGAAGAAGAGCAGGTAATCATTGTTATCCAGTACGCCATCGCCTCCATCTTCGGCCCAGAGGGCGTTTTCCACCAGGTCGTCCGGACGGGGGGCGCCGGGGTCCTCAGGGAGCATTCCTCCTCCATAGCCATAAAGGCGGATGGAACCGGATGGCATACCCTGCGGATTCAGGCCCAGTGTTTGCAGGAAGGGAATGTCCAGCCGGTATACTCCCGGGCCCGGAATGGCAATTTTAAACCAGTTGCCTGAGGCGAGCACGGAATGTGGGGCATAGGTCCGCTGAGCCAGTGACCGGGGAGTCTGGATAAGCAGCAGTAAAAGGCTGAGCAGGAATGTGAAGCAACGGCACATCTGATCAAAAATAGATCGAAAGTGCCTATATTCGCAATCGCAGGTTACTGTTCCCTGAAAAATTGTTACCCTGTTAATAAAAACCTGCCTGAACGGTAAAAAAGTTTGCATTTTTTATACAGAAAGTGTACAATTTTTGCGTTGCATCTGCGTTTAACTTAATTGAACCAAAAGGCATAAAAGCTATCTAAAATGAACTTGAAAAACCTATTCATCCTGGCAACCTGCGCCGCTGCTGTAGCCAGCTGTAAGAACGACGCCAAGAAATCGGGCAAATCCGATGTGACCGGCTGGGCATACAACAGCAAGGAACAAGGTGGATACCAGGTATCCCGCGAGAAAGAACAACATACCGGCCCGGGTCTCGTGTTTGTTCAGGGTGGTACCTTCATGATGGGTGCTACTGAGGAAGATGTGATGAGCGACTGGAACAACGTTCCCGCCCGTAAGACGGTTAACTCCTTCTATATCGACCGCACCGAAGTAGCCAATATTCACTACCGCGAATATCTGTACTGGATCAACAACGTGTTTGATGCGGACGAATACAGGGCTGTTCGTGATGGCGCTCTGCCAGACACACTCGTTTGGCGCAGTGAGCTGGCCTACAATGAGCCTTTGGTTGAATACTATTTCCGCCACCCCGCATATAATTACTATCCGGTGGTAGGCGTAACCTGGAAACAGGCATACGATTTCTGTCTCTGGCGCTCAGACCGTGTGAACGAGCTGGCCCTGGTTCAGAAAGGATTCATCAACAAAACCACACTGAAAAATATTCAGGGGCAGGGAAGCGAAAGCTTCAACTCCAAGTCATACCTCATGGGTCTGACCACTCCTACCCCCGGCAACTCCGTTCGTTCCAAGAAGAACCCTCTGAAGAACCCCAACGGAACTCCAAGAACTACTGTAACCTTCGAAGATGGCATCATGCTTCCCAACTATCGCCTTCCTACAGAAGCTGAATGGGAATATGCAGCCCTCGGTCTTGTAGGTCAGAACCCAAGCCCCAGCCGCAAAGAAGGAAAACGCGGTGAGGAGCTGATTACCAACAAACAGGTATTCTCCTGGAGCCAGAACGTAAATGGCCTCCGCGACACTCGCCGCGGTGCATGGCAGGGTACTTTCCTCGCCAACTTCAAAAGAGGAAATGGTGATAACATGGGTGTGGCCGGTGGTCTGAACGACCGTGCTGTTTACACCGCACCGGTAACATCTTTCTACCCCAATGCTTTCGGTCTTTACAATATGTCTGGTAACGTGAACGAATGGGTGGCCGACGTTTATCGCCCGATGAACTCTGTGGATAACGATGACGTTTCTCCTTATCGTGGTAACTACTATCAGAACGATTTCAAGAATAAAGACGGTGAATTTGAAAAAGATTCCCTCGGTCGTGTAAAACGTGTTTATGCAACTGATGCAGAAAGCATAACCCGCCGCAATTACCAGAAAGCAAACGTGATCAACTACCTCGATGGTGACTCACTGCTCCTGGGCGTTAAATACGGTTATGGTCTTACCACCCTGATCTCGGACAAATCACGTGTGATCAAGGGCGGTAGCTGGAACGACCGCGCTTACTGGCTCTCTCCCGGCACACGCCGCTATATGGAAGAAGATCAGGCCAGCAGCACTGTCGGATTCCGTTGCGCAATGGATCGCGTAGGCAGCCCTGAAGGTAACGGCCGCAAAACAGGTATCGATTACCCAACCAGAAGGCAGAATACAAGAAAAAGATAAGTTCATTTAAGATAATAGAAGAGCCGTCTGAAAAGACGGCTTTTTTATTTCCTACATTTGCTACCATCGTATTTTCTTATGATCACCATTCCCGAATTATACAAAATATATCAGCAATACCCTTCCGTGCAAACAGATACCCGCGCGCTCAAAAAAGGCGACCTGTATTTTGCATTGAAGGGCCCCAATTTCAATGGCAACGATTTTGCCCGGGCCGCACTGGAAGCAGGTGCAGCATTTGCTATCGTAGACGAACCTCCTGCCACTCCCGATGAACGCATACTCATAGTAGAGGATGTACTCTCCACTTTGCAGCACCTGGCCAAACACCACCGGGAACAATTCGATATTCCATTCATCGCCATCACCGGCAGTAACGGTAAGACCACCACGAAGGAACTGGTAAGCACTGTTCTGGCAGCTAAATACAAAACCTATACTACCCAGGGCAATCTCAATAATCATATCGGCGTACCCCTCACTCTCCTGCGCATCAAGGCCGATGCGGAAATGGCAGTAATAGAAATGGGAGCCAACCATCAGAAAGAGATCGAAAGCTACTGCTTTTATACCCTGCCCACACACGGCATCATCACCAATGCCGGAAAAGCGCACCTGGAAGGATTTGGTGGTATCGAAGGAGTAAGAAAAGGAAAAGGAGAATTGTTCGATTATCTGCGTGCGCATAACGGCACAGCCTTCGTGATGTGGGATTATGATTACCTGCAGACCATGAGCAAAGGCATTCCCTCCATCATCAGATACGGCACCAGCAATGCTGATTGTACCGGAGAAGTGGCGCAAAGCGAGCCCTTTCTCTCTGTGAATATTACCAGCGGCCAGCCATTCACCATCCAATCTAAACTGGTGGGCGCTTACAACCTGCCGAATATCCTGGTGGCTGTAGCTATTGGACAATATTTCGGCGTCTCCAATGAAGCCATTCAATCAGCCATCGGAAATTACACGCCCAGCAACAGCCGTTCACAACTGAAGACCATCGGCACCAACAGTTTCATCCTGGATGCATACAATGCCAATCCCAGCAGCATGCGCGCAGCCATCGAAAACTTTGCCTCATTGAAGGGGAATGATAAAGTACTGATGCTCGGCGGAATGATGGAGCTCGGTCCCGAAAGCCTGCAGGAACACCAGCAGATCATCGAGCTCATCAAAAAATACAATTGGAAAGCTGTGGTACTGGTAGGTGGCGATTTCAGGAAACTGGCGCATCCCTTCATCAGCCTTGAAAATTCGACGGCCGCAAAAGAATGGCTTACCCAACAAAATTTCGAACATACCAATTTACTGATCAAAGGATCCAGAAGCATGCAGATGGAGAAAGTATTATAGTGATCAGGCAGTTGCTGTTTTGAAGAATCTATCAAGGCATCTTACGGCTTCCATGGCATTAAGCATTTGTTGCTTTTTCTCTTCCTCCCATTGTTGACGGATTTGTTGCACCGCTGTCTTCTCTTCAGCCGGCGCTTCTTCTATTCTTTTTGTATCGAAAAAACTCAGCGCGATATGCGCATCATTCAGCTCTCCCAGTTGCGTTGTGAGACCTTCCAGTTTTGCATCATTCTTCCATTCCGAAAATGGATAATTGAAATGAAGGTCCGATTCCAGAATCTTCTTCACATACACCAGGTCTTTCAGTGCTTTCCGGATTGCATGCAATTCATCTTCGTGTTCCAGCGCCAGCAGCAGGATATTAATTGTTGCCACTTTCCTCTCAATAAAATGCCGTACCATCTCTTCCGTCAGTTCAGCAGGCAATCCTTCTTCAATCTCCTTCACAGCTTTCCTGACGGCAATATCCTCAATATGCAGCACCAGCAGTTCCTTTGCCGTGAACAACTCATGATGCAGCCCCTTAATAAACTGTGGAATTATTCCTGAATGATCTTTCAATTTTTTAATCACCAACTGCAGGTCTCTAACAGTGCCGCATGACCGATACAACAGTTTCAATTCATCCGGTATCTGCAATGAACGTTCCTCCTCCTGCATCAATCTCACAAAAGCACGCAACTTCTTATATGCCACACGAAGATCATGGATCAATTCCATATCGAAGCCACCCGGAATTTTCCGGCTGTTATCGGCTATGATCTTTCCATAACTTCTCACCACTTTCGCGAGTTTCTGCTTCTTCATGGTGTTGCATTTAAACTGACGCACCCTCAGCCCATTCCAGCAAAGGGGTAAAATAATTCAGGCATTGAAAACATAAGCGCCATAGCCCGGCTCAGCACCAAAGCTTCATCAAACCATACACTGCTTTTCAAAAATTCTCCCGCGGTGGTTTGTTTTCCAGCCGGAATTATTTACCCCTTTGCGCCCCCTTAATTTTCGAGCGCCTGCAATATATCCGCCAGAATATCATCCACCTTCTCCAGGCCAACAGAGATTCGGATAAGCCCCGGCGTTATATTCACAGCGGCACGCTCCGCATCTGTAAGTTTTGCATGGGTAGTGCTGGCAGGATGCGATGCAATGCTTCTTGTATCTCCAAGGTTAGCCGTCAGCGTCAGCATTTTGAGATTGTTCAGGAAATTTCGGCCTGCTTCCAGTCCGCCTTTCAGTTCGAAACAAACGATGCCTCCGCCATTGTACATCTGCTTTTTAGCGATGTTGTGCTGCGGATGGCTGGGTAACCAGGGGTATTTCAGTGAAGCAATAGCAGGATGATGCTCTAATTTTTGTGCCAGGGTCAATGCATTGGAAGCGTGGCGCTCCATACGCACGTCCAGGGTTTCCAGGCTCTTGCTGAGTACCCATGCATTGAAGGGCGATAATGAGGGCCCTGTGCTTCTGCAGAACAGGTAAATATCTTTGATGAGGTCTGCACGGCCTACGATCACACCACCAAGTACACGGCCCTGTCCATCCATCCACTTGGTAGCCGAATGCACAACCAGGTCCGCGCCGAATTCAATAGGGCGCTGTCCGATCGGTGTTGCGAAGCAGTTATCTACATTGAAAAGAAGATTGTATTTTTTTGCGAGGGCAGACGCCTTCTCCATATCCACCAGATCAAGACCAGGATTGGTGGGCGTTTCCACGAAGATCATTTTGGTATTCGGACGAACCAGTGATTCCCAGGTTTCCGGTTTACCCGCATCAAAATAGGTATACTCGATCCCGAATTTGGGAAGATATTTGGTGATCACCGTATGTGTACTTCCGAAAATGGCATTGCATACCAGGAGATGATCTCCCTGTTTCATCAGCGCCATGAAGCTGGCAAAGATGGCGCTCATGCCGGACGCAGTGGCGTAGCCAGCTTCGGCGCCTTCAAGGGCGCAAACCTTATCGGTGAATTCTTTTACGTTGGGATTACTGAACCGGCTGTAAATATTGAAGTCGGTTTCATCGGCAAACGTGGCGCGCATTTCTTCCGCATCATCATAGCAGAAGCTGCTGGTGAGGAACATAGGGGTGCTGTGTTCCATTTCGTTGGTACGCTCTGTCTGGATACGGATTGCCTTCGTTATGGGATGTTGGGACATACGTTGATTTTATTGGATGTTTTGATCGTTCACACGAACAGACCATTTGAGTGAACCGCCGGCGCGGCGGAGGGTTTCAGCCACTGAACAATATTTGTCCATGGAAAGTTCGGCAGCCTTGTAGGCTTTCTGCGGATCGATCTCTCCCTTCAGTTCAAAAACAATATGCACATTGGCCCAGAGGGAGGGTTCTTTACCTGCTTCACGCTCTCCTTCGATCTTCATTGAGAATCCTTCCACGTTCTGGCGCTGTTTCTTGAGAATGGAAACGATATCTATACCGCTGCAGCCTCCCAGGCCCATCAGCAGCAACTGCATCGGACGCGCCCCGAAATCGGATCCACCACCTTCCGTGCTGTTATCGATATGAACAGTATGACCATATGCGTCTTTAGCTTCAAAACCGTAATCGCCTTTTACCCTCTCCAATTCAATTTTTATCATGGTAAAGATTTTTGCAAATGTAATTCATGCAGGCATTTACTTTGCACCCTGAATCAGTATTGACCGAATGCAGACTTTTCACTTTAACCAACCGTTTACATTGGAGTCCGGACAGGAACTGCCGGAGCTCACCATTACCTACCATACCTATGGAACCCTGCATCCCCACAGCAAAGTGGTCTGGGTCTGCCATGCCCTCACGGCCAATTCCGATGTGGCCGACTGGTGGAAAGGCGTGATCGGCCAGGGTGAACTGATCAA
This portion of the Pseudobacter ginsenosidimutans genome encodes:
- the porU gene encoding type IX secretion system sortase PorU is translated as MCRCFTFLLSLLLLLIQTPRSLAQRTYAPHSVLASGNWFKIAIPGPGVYRLDIPFLQTLGLNPQGMPSGSIRLYGYGGGMLPEDPGAPRPDDLVENALWAEDGGDGVLDNNDYLLFFANGPHHWIPDATNRSFRHVKNLYSEQSFYFLTVGGAGKRISVQPATGAPNTTIRNFSERYFYELDSVNILSSGKDWFGYDFSEIPGKSLRHTFSVDLPGLTPVSTLFRAKCISRSFGNGSNFGFTLNGNAILNMNMPAVPTGPYDLFAQTVEANTNFFPPGSGLNIGVTYSPGSANAQGWLDWFEILGTASLSLQGRGQLLFRDWTSVGAGNTGEFFVDQADASTQVWDVTDPAQPIRMNSSVSGAAVRFVNPCSQLREYAAFKSSGLLTPIAAGRVGNQDLHGADPVNMLIVTDPGMTAQAQRIADFHQQRDGISSRIFTPAQVYAEFSSGIPDPVALRDFVKMFYDRSNGNPSARPAYLLLLGAASFDYKNRITNNTNLVPAWESGVSLEPLGTYTSDDFFGFLDDGDDIAQPGVHLLDIGIGRIPASNEQEAARYINKLIAYTSPKALGPWRNELSFVADDEDGNLHLQDAEVITQAVQNTNPVFNTDKIYLDAYPQESDAAGARYPAVNQAISAKMFSGNLIWNYTGHGSNRRLAEEAVLDQDIVNSFNNADKLPLFITGTCDFGPFDNPLISSLGEDLLLREKTGAIALMTTTRLVQSFSNRIMNQNYLSTALQQQPDGNYLRLGDAVKQAKNLTYTNNSDVINNRKFTLLGDPALRLAFPQQKIKVTQVNGNPPGATPDTLKALSEYTISGQVTDAAGTLLSDYNGTVYPIIFDKPQPKQTLGNAPGSQPVAFLTQQNMLFKGKARVTNGQFSFSFVVPRDINYQFGHGKMSFYAENGQTDANGAFREFIVGGSGTGTGDKEGPHLRAWLNDEKFVNGSISNARPILLVKLADSSGINIMGTGIGHDLVAVLDNDQKKTFVLNQFYESETDNYKRGIVRFQLPEMTPGPHSLVIKAWDAVNNSSETILEFRVVNDAELRLEHVLNYPNPFTTNTGFWFNHNRPGEELAVTVQVYTVSGKLVKTLKRTIFSTGNRSSEVNWDGRDEYGSKIGRGVYIYRLQVKTQDGKMAQKLEKLYIL
- a CDS encoding SUMF1/EgtB/PvdO family nonheme iron enzyme, whose translation is MNLKNLFILATCAAAVASCKNDAKKSGKSDVTGWAYNSKEQGGYQVSREKEQHTGPGLVFVQGGTFMMGATEEDVMSDWNNVPARKTVNSFYIDRTEVANIHYREYLYWINNVFDADEYRAVRDGALPDTLVWRSELAYNEPLVEYYFRHPAYNYYPVVGVTWKQAYDFCLWRSDRVNELALVQKGFINKTTLKNIQGQGSESFNSKSYLMGLTTPTPGNSVRSKKNPLKNPNGTPRTTVTFEDGIMLPNYRLPTEAEWEYAALGLVGQNPSPSRKEGKRGEELITNKQVFSWSQNVNGLRDTRRGAWQGTFLANFKRGNGDNMGVAGGLNDRAVYTAPVTSFYPNAFGLYNMSGNVNEWVADVYRPMNSVDNDDVSPYRGNYYQNDFKNKDGEFEKDSLGRVKRVYATDAESITRRNYQKANVINYLDGDSLLLGVKYGYGLTTLISDKSRVIKGGSWNDRAYWLSPGTRRYMEEDQASSTVGFRCAMDRVGSPEGNGRKTGIDYPTRRQNTRKR
- a CDS encoding UDP-N-acetylmuramoyl-tripeptide--D-alanyl-D-alanine ligase; the encoded protein is MITIPELYKIYQQYPSVQTDTRALKKGDLYFALKGPNFNGNDFARAALEAGAAFAIVDEPPATPDERILIVEDVLSTLQHLAKHHREQFDIPFIAITGSNGKTTTKELVSTVLAAKYKTYTTQGNLNNHIGVPLTLLRIKADAEMAVIEMGANHQKEIESYCFYTLPTHGIITNAGKAHLEGFGGIEGVRKGKGELFDYLRAHNGTAFVMWDYDYLQTMSKGIPSIIRYGTSNADCTGEVAQSEPFLSVNITSGQPFTIQSKLVGAYNLPNILVAVAIGQYFGVSNEAIQSAIGNYTPSNSRSQLKTIGTNSFILDAYNANPSSMRAAIENFASLKGNDKVLMLGGMMELGPESLQEHQQIIELIKKYNWKAVVLVGGDFRKLAHPFISLENSTAAKEWLTQQNFEHTNLLIKGSRSMQMEKVL
- a CDS encoding CHAD domain-containing protein; the encoded protein is MKKQKLAKVVRSYGKIIADNSRKIPGGFDMELIHDLRVAYKKLRAFVRLMQEEERSLQIPDELKLLYRSCGTVRDLQLVIKKLKDHSGIIPQFIKGLHHELFTAKELLVLHIEDIAVRKAVKEIEEGLPAELTEEMVRHFIERKVATINILLLALEHEDELHAIRKALKDLVYVKKILESDLHFNYPFSEWKNDAKLEGLTTQLGELNDAHIALSFFDTKRIEEAPAEEKTAVQQIRQQWEEEKKQQMLNAMEAVRCLDRFFKTATA
- a CDS encoding trans-sulfuration enzyme family protein, producing MSQHPITKAIRIQTERTNEMEHSTPMFLTSSFCYDDAEEMRATFADETDFNIYSRFSNPNVKEFTDKVCALEGAEAGYATASGMSAIFASFMALMKQGDHLLVCNAIFGSTHTVITKYLPKFGIEYTYFDAGKPETWESLVRPNTKMIFVETPTNPGLDLVDMEKASALAKKYNLLFNVDNCFATPIGQRPIEFGADLVVHSATKWMDGQGRVLGGVIVGRADLIKDIYLFCRSTGPSLSPFNAWVLSKSLETLDVRMERHASNALTLAQKLEHHPAIASLKYPWLPSHPQHNIAKKQMYNGGGIVCFELKGGLEAGRNFLNNLKMLTLTANLGDTRSIASHPASTTHAKLTDAERAAVNITPGLIRISVGLEKVDDILADILQALEN
- a CDS encoding OsmC family protein — translated: MIKIELERVKGDYGFEAKDAYGHTVHIDNSTEGGGSDFGARPMQLLLMGLGGCSGIDIVSILKKQRQNVEGFSMKIEGEREAGKEPSLWANVHIVFELKGEIDPQKAYKAAELSMDKYCSVAETLRRAGGSLKWSVRVNDQNIQ